In Oryzias latipes chromosome 19, ASM223467v1, the genomic stretch GTTTGGGAAGGGGCTCCCTCCTGGTCAAAGATTCTTCAGTGGTCAGGGCGTCCTTCTCAGGCCTTTCCCCCCGTCCACGTCACCCGCTGACCTGTCCCCCTCACTGGGACACGTTCTGGATGCTTCCATCTCGCTCTTTACTGTTTGTCTTTATCTGGAGAAAAGGGGGAAAGAAACAGACgataaacacatgaaaaaaggGTAAAGAAATGCAGATTTAATGCAACTTAAAGTTAGATCCTAAAGGTTTTAGTCCAGTTCAGTCCTCTTCTTAAACAGGACTATTAAGCAAACTTGACAGATGTCGGCAGGCGATAGCGTGATCGTAAATGTTCAACAAACGAgcatgaaaatgaaattattttacgAGTTTAGGAGTGTTTTACAGCTAAATGCTATCCCACCTTTATTGGGGACGAACTTTAGCGAGTGGCTGAATATTCAAAAGCGTGACTTTCCCTCCACCGGACCGTCATTGACGAACTCGTGACCCAGTCCGCTGCCACACTTCCCACACAGGACCTGCGAGGTTCCAGACAGCAGATTTTAGGTTTACCACCAAACCTCCGACAGAGAAACGGACCAGACGGCTGCAGACCTTGAAGGCGGTGAGAGTCTCCATCAGTTTGGTGACGCTGTCCTCCCTGAGCGTGTCGGTGAAGGCCGGCCAAGGAGACGAGTGGGCAAACTTGGACCGACTGGAGAACAGAGGATGGTTGCAATTGGAGCACACATATATGCCTGCAGGAAATATCAGAGGATCACATTAACATGTTATTAAAACAGACAATATGGAGAGAAAACTGATTCGTTTagcatcttcttctttctctttcggcttttcccatcaggggtcgccacagcgaatcatcgtcctccacctcactctatcatgaacatcttctaccctaacattagccaacttcatgtcctctgttaagacatccatgtatctcctctttggccgtcctcttgccctcctgccaggcagctccatctccaacatccttctaccaatatatccactatccctcctctgaacatgtccaaaccatctcagtctggcttctctgactttgtcgctaacacaggccacatgagccgtccctctgatgtattcgttccttatcctgtctaacctggtcactcctaaggagaacctcaacatcttcatctccgctacctccatctcagcctcttgtctctgtctcactgctaccgtctctaacccatagagcagagctggtctcaccactgtcttgtacacctttcctttgagtcttgctgacactcgtctgtcacacaacactcctgacactttcctccacccgctccaacctgcctgcactcgcctcttcacctcttttccacactccccatcacactgaactgttgaccccaagtacttaaactcctgcaccttcttcacctcagccccctgtaacctaacgcttctaccttgatccctctcgttcagacacatgtattctgtcttactacgactgaccttcatgcctcttctttccagagcaaacctccacctctctagctgttcctccacctgctctctactctcactgcaaattacaatgtcatccgcaaacatcattgtccagggagattcctgtcttacctcgtctgtcagcctgtccatcagcatagcaaacaaaaaaggactcaaagctgatccttggtgtagtcccacctccaccttgaactcctctgtctgacctacagcacattcGTTTAGCataaaaactttatatttcatgGAGCAAATACCAAATCcgctttctgcagctgctctggACTTTGGTTCAATGTTGGAATAATGAGagttaaaaaatatagtttttgttattaatatctttatagatttttattttcgtTTTTTCTCATGTAATCCTAAATGtgacttattatttatgagAACACACACATTATAgcttaatttgacatttttttgtaaaaaaaaaaaaatacaaaacacgcTTATAAagtaataaacataaaaacactatataaaaaagtatcaaactaactattttaatgtaagaatttatatttaaaatgtacattttcgcAAATATTTAtcgaaaatgtaaaataaatagataaataagcaaataaataaataaattcaccTTAAGTAAATTACTTTAGCATTACCTGTACATAAAATGTTTCTGTAAAAACgggaaaatgaacaaattttCCACCAGACCGGAAAACGCGTAAAAAATCTAGAAAggttatcatttatttttagccTCTAATCCTGTCTAAAAATCGAGCCTAAATCATCACCCCGTGACAATCACAGCGTCCTCACCTGGTTTAAAATGATCCTTGTAAATTTCTCCACCAACAAATctacaaaaagacatttttaatgctTTACCGGATGAGCTaagagcaaaaaataaaccttAATCAGTATCGGTGTAGGAACGTCCTGTATACAAGTTCTCGCGAGAactagctttttcttttttttaaagaaagctcCACCTGATGTTACTAAAACTGCCGCTAGATGTCACTGTTTGACAGAAACCCTTGCTGAGTTGAtgttataaatgaataaataaataaataaataaataaatacataaataaataaagattttattatgttttgttAGTGCTGCATTCAAACGAAGCGAGTAAATTCTTTCCAAATCCtttaaaaacttgaaataaatcGTAACTTCTAGACACTATCACACAGTGAATATGTCCAGATGATGCGATGTATCTTTTGGCAGTTATTAAATGAAACACTTTGTAGAATTTACGAGGAACATTTGGAGACatttacagttattttttaatttatttatgctTTATTCATATTTGCAGAGATGCTTTAGTGTCTCAGGTAGCTCCAGCCAGTCAATTGCCATCCTGTGGACAATGTTGTTCTGGATGGCCTTCCTGCAGAGTGTTTGCAGTGATGAGActgggaagaaagaaaaaaaaaagagaataacaaAAATATGTATATGCATATGTTGTGGTCAATTCAGTAATAACATTAAGGATacctgcatttaaaaaatgtcaaaagaggAATTCTTAGAATTACAAACTCCTTCATGATATCACATGACATTACAACATGTAATTTGCAGTGTGACACAATACAAAGGtagttttcatatttaaaaagaaatgtaataataaaatagatATACTTAAAATAATGTAGAATACAGTTATCTAAGAAGTGTGGTAGGACCTGTAATTTACAGTAACAAAGGAAGCAATTAAAGgaacaaaaagaggaaatacCCTACTGGAACTATCACAGACACAAgacaacaaatacattaaaataaataaaataaaataaagttatttagaAACACAAGACAAGTCTGGTACAATTTGATAAAagtaaaggaacaaaaaaaggacagaatGCCAAAATGCAACAACCACTACAAACATCAAACAAATCAATATTAccacaaaaaagatgaaaagatgcAGGAAAATCCCACAACCCGGAAAACCCTTTTACTTCTAGACTGTGAACACTGCCGTTCAGCTGGAAGCTGTATGACATCACACAGTCCAAAAAACGAGACATGACACTCACAGCCGTACTCCACTTGAACGATGCGGACACTTTTTGTGGCGGCAAAGACGTCCACCACGGCGTGCAGCGGGTTGGTTGCTGGTATCCCCTTTGCGGAGGCTCCCATGTCCTCTCCGTTGATTATGATGTGCATGTCAGCCAGACCTCGGGCCTTTGGGACATACAGGACTCCTATTCTGCTGCGTCTGGCCGTCGGGGGCAGAGCGTTGGTCTTATAAAGATCATCCAGGATGTGGCTGAAGCGTCCAGGCCGACTGCGACCAACCAGCTTGTCCTTGGGGATGCAAACGTTCTCGATGTAAAGGTGAGTATCTGTGAAAAAACTTTTCGTCTTCAAGTTGTGGCCGTCTCCATTTCTCTGATCTTCGTCTTCTGCCTCCCCCCGCCCCAGCCTGTGACCTCCTGCAAGGCCTCCATCTAGGTTTTCTGGGACGTCAGCCTCCTCTATGACTTTGTTGTGGTTACGAGTGATTGCAAACACCCAGCTGTCCCCCTGGTCTGTCAGATCTGGGATGGAGTACTCGGGCACCACCTCGAAGCTTTTAGGGTCCCTGGCCGTCAGACCGATCCGAAGGTGGCCGCACCAGCCAAGCTCCTTCTCTTCAATCTCTATGAGAAAGATTTCCCCGGGCTTTAGGGGCGCTTTGCTGAAACAAACCCCGTTGGCGAAGCTTTCCACCCGCGTAGCCTGAGTTCCTGTGTGGTCCAGTCTGACGTTTGTCCCATGGATGGGGTGAAACTGCATGAACTGGTCAAATTGGGGCTCCATTGGGGCGTTCGGTTCGCAGCAACTCACCCTAATGTCAGACACAAACGACCTTCAACGTAAAATCCAAAGAGGAACTGACATGAACTGCAGGAAAAGTTCAGTGAAAAAGACGTGAAGACATTCAGGCGTTCTGCAGGACAGCACAGGGACCCGCTGTGCCTGTGTCCCGGCCACGCAGGAAGCTTCTGCTAGACTGCTATTTTTAACAACTGTGTGTCAACAGATGGCGAGATATGTGTAGGAGCGTGTGCTGCAGTGTAATGGGGGGTTACCAGCACCCCTCCATGGTGTCTCGTGGGAACACACAAGCCCGTTGGCTCCCGTTGCtcatttatttccaaaaacCCGTGCACTGAAGTAATAGCAATTATCATAAGACCATATGCCACGGAAATATGTTCGACTGCAGACGTTTCTAAAAATAGTCCTCGCCGAACCTGCCTGGATTTCATTCTTATGTAAAGCAGCAATTAGAGTTAAACTTCCAAGACAGAGAGGTCAGAGGAGGCTTATTGGGAAAGAAGAGGAACACACGACTGCTCTTCAACAATGAGCTTCTTCTTATTCCCATCCTTTAGAGAGGGGTCCGCTTATGCTGACATTTATTTAACTGCTGTGAAACACCAGAAAAAATCAtcacagattcttttttttattagatcaCAAAAAGGTAGAAACTGGTTTCTAGTTTGCGTgcatttttgttgctgttttttgccTCAGAGAAGGTGCTTTGAATGAAAACCATCTCAGCCGCCTGGTGTTGGAGAACACCCCCTCTGCTGCTGTTGGCCTCTGGTACCTTGTGTGGCGGCACCCCGCAAACTTGGTGGAGGAGGCTAGCTGCAGCCGTGGCTGTTGTGGAGGCAAAAACTcagtcctgggaggagttcggggaggccatggagaaggactattgGTTGGCCTtggtggtggttccccttttCAAGAAGGGGGGCCAGAGGATGTGTTCCAACTACAGaggaatcacactcctcaggctcccagagaaagtctatgccagggaaCTGGAGAGCAGAGTCTGTCCGATAgttccaggaacaacagtgcggtttccgtcctggtcgtggaacagtggaccaacTCTACACCCTCTTGAGAGTGCTGGAGCATTCATGGGAGTTTGCTCGTCCTG encodes the following:
- the neurl2 gene encoding neuralized-like protein 2 isoform X1; translation: MEPQFDQFMQFHPIHGTNVRLDHTGTQATRVESFANGVCFSKAPLKPGEIFLIEIEEKELGWCGHLRIGLTARDPKSFEVVPEYSIPDLTDQGDSWVFAITRNHNKVIEEADVPENLDGGLAGGHRLGRGEAEDEDQRNGDGHNLKTKSFFTDTHLYIENVCIPKDKLVGRSRPGRFSHILDDLYKTNALPPTARRSRIGVLYVPKARGLADMHIIINGEDMGASAKGIPATNPLHAVVDVFAATKSVRIVQVEYGFSSLQTLCRKAIQNNIVHRMAIDWLELPETLKHLCKYE
- the neurl2 gene encoding neuralized-like protein 2 isoform X2, encoding MEPQFDQFMQFHPIHGTNVRLDHTGTQATRVESFANGVCFSKAPLKPGEIFLIEIEEKELGWCGHLRIGLTARDPKSFEVVPEYSIPDLTDQGDSWVFAITRNHNKVIEEADVPENLDGGLAGGHRLGRGEAEDEDQRNGDGHNLKTKSFFTDTHLYIENVCIPKDKLVGRSRPGRFSHILDDLYKTNALPPTARRSRIGVLYVPKARGLADMHIIINGEDMGASAKGIPATNPLHAVVDVFAATKSVRIVQSHHCKHSAGRPSRTTLSTGWQLTGWSYLRH